A part of Cataglyphis hispanica isolate Lineage 1 chromosome 7, ULB_Chis1_1.0, whole genome shotgun sequence genomic DNA contains:
- the LOC126850925 gene encoding adenosine deaminase-like protein isoform X2 has translation MDMQDFCRRLPKVELHAHLNGSLSMNTLQKLYKMRDSNVALDNQAFMNNTNLSSLSECFKVFDIAHALTITPQAVFTATCDVIKEFHEDNVIYLELRSTPRTVKNSMTKTEYLEAIIKAFETSKLQFPQILVKLLISINRKQGCETARENINLAIEFMKKYPEYIVGIDLSGDPTVNYSFLELLEMSRKAGLKITAHCAEVPNEMETTDILKFKPNRLGHCTCIHPSLQGSKQLFDMLLESKIPVELCLTSNVKCKTVPSYISHQFKYLYEAGHPITIGTDDKGVFDTCLSEELQLLSSVFNVGKEQLKKLCTLSVQYSFANAEEKKNYHR, from the exons ATGGATATGCAGGATTTCTGTCGAAGATTACCTAAAGTG GAACTCCATGCACATTTAAATGGTTCATTAAGTATGAATACcctgcaaaaattatataaaatgcgagATTCAAATGTTGCTCTGGATAATCAAGCTTTTATGAATAACACTAATCTTTCATCCTTAAGCGA ATGTTTTAAAGTATTTGATATAGCACATGCGCTAACAATTACACCACAGGCTGTATTTACTGCTACTTGCGATGTGATAAAAGAGTTTCATGAAGACAATGTGATCTATTTAGAATTGAGAAGCACACCTCGTACTGTAAAGAACTCAATGACAAAAACAGAATATCTTGAGGCAATAATAAAAGCTTTTGa AACATCGAAGTTGCAGTTTCCACAGATTCTTGTAAAACTATTGATATCAATTAATCGAAAACAAGGTTGCGAAACtgcaagagaaaatattaatcttgcgatagagtttatgaaaaaatatccaGAATACATTGTTGGTATCGATCTTAGCGGTGATCCAACTGTGAACTATTCATTTTTGGAATTATTAGAAATGTCTAGGAAAGCGGGGCTTAAAATCACAGCTCATTGTGCAGAg GTACCAAATGAAATGGAAACaactgatatattaaaatttaaacccAATCGATTGGGACATTGCACTTGCATTCATCCTAGCTTGCAAGGTTCTAAGCAATTGTTTGATATGTTATTAGAATCCAAAATTCCTGTTG AGTTATGCTTGACGTCAAATGTGAAATGTAAAACAGTACCATCCTATATATctcatcaatttaaatatttatatgaagctGGACATCCTATAACAATTGGA actGATGACAAAGGTGTTTTTGATACATGTTTGTCAGAggaattgcaattattaagcTCTGTTTTTAATGTCGGAAAAGAAcagcttaaaaaattatgtacattatcTGTACAATATAGTTTTGCAAatgcagaagaaaaaaaaaattatcatcgaTAA
- the LOC126850933 gene encoding proteasome assembly chaperone 1 has translation MASHFGEVIFPSSRAFWDDEDEYEPNENLEHCPKLRICWLKNKPEHIQKFIIIEGDPLIPFIKQCLCLNNTKEVCIIENENQKKVSIIYHIDKQIYLCIILPQFDTKDAGTFVNQISDLLLTTENTISIVCRHVSQFQSTNIPEIPSFLRILATKNANVSKCKIEPLEQPNIVFGVGAGVLSYAELTDISAKLYILYIDNFVLDSKCAEPILQILTNEIDCKLQLPKLTENFFSKGNLYM, from the exons ATGGCTAGTCATTTTGGGGAAGTAATATTTCCATCATCACGGGCATTTTGGGATGACGAAGACGAATATGAACCAAATGAGAACTTAGAACATTGCCC GAAATTACGTATTTGCTGGCTAAAAAATAAGCCAGAACACATACAAAAATTCATCATAATAGAAGGAGACCCATTAATtc cttttataaaacaatgctTGTGTCTAAACAATACAAAAGAAGTATGCAtcattgaaaatgaaaatcaaaAGAAAGTTTCTATTATCTATCATattgataaacaaatatatttgtgtataattttaccACAGTTTGATACAAAAGATGCAGGAACATTTGTAAATCAG atatctgACTTATTATTAACTACAGAGAACACAATTTCAATAGTGTGCCGTCATGTATCACAGTTTCAGAGTACAAATATACCTGAAATTCCatcatttttaagaatattggCTACCAAAAATGCAAATGTTTCCAAGTGTAAAATTGAACCATTAGAACAACCAAATATTGTATTTGGAGTTGGCGCAGGAG TTTTGTCTTATGCTGAACTAACAGACATATCagccaaattatatatattatatattgacaatTTTGTATTGGATTCAAAGTGTGCAGAaccaattttacaaattttaactaATGAAATAGATTGTAAATTACAGCTTCCCAAACTTacagaaaatttctttagtaAAGGAAACCTTTacatgtaa
- the LOC126850925 gene encoding adenosine deaminase-like protein isoform X1 — MDMQDFCRRLPKVELHAHLNGSLSMNTLQKLYKMRDSNVALDNQAFMNNTNLSSLSECFKVFDIAHALTITPQAVFTATCDVIKEFHEDNVIYLELRSTPRTVKNSMTKTEYLEAIIKAFETSKLQFPQILVKLLISINRKQGCETARENINLAIEFMKKYPEYIVGIDLSGDPTVNYSFLELLEMSRKAGLKITAHCAEVPNEMETTDILKFKPNRLGHCTCIHPSLQGSKQLFDMLLESKIPVELCLTSNVKCKTVPSYISHQFKYLYEAGHPITIGASNNIIGGKFVGQGSNGRREELCREGRSKPRRYPQITVEPRRRGGKREKRKGFHARMSSHAS; from the exons ATGGATATGCAGGATTTCTGTCGAAGATTACCTAAAGTG GAACTCCATGCACATTTAAATGGTTCATTAAGTATGAATACcctgcaaaaattatataaaatgcgagATTCAAATGTTGCTCTGGATAATCAAGCTTTTATGAATAACACTAATCTTTCATCCTTAAGCGA ATGTTTTAAAGTATTTGATATAGCACATGCGCTAACAATTACACCACAGGCTGTATTTACTGCTACTTGCGATGTGATAAAAGAGTTTCATGAAGACAATGTGATCTATTTAGAATTGAGAAGCACACCTCGTACTGTAAAGAACTCAATGACAAAAACAGAATATCTTGAGGCAATAATAAAAGCTTTTGa AACATCGAAGTTGCAGTTTCCACAGATTCTTGTAAAACTATTGATATCAATTAATCGAAAACAAGGTTGCGAAACtgcaagagaaaatattaatcttgcgatagagtttatgaaaaaatatccaGAATACATTGTTGGTATCGATCTTAGCGGTGATCCAACTGTGAACTATTCATTTTTGGAATTATTAGAAATGTCTAGGAAAGCGGGGCTTAAAATCACAGCTCATTGTGCAGAg GTACCAAATGAAATGGAAACaactgatatattaaaatttaaacccAATCGATTGGGACATTGCACTTGCATTCATCCTAGCTTGCAAGGTTCTAAGCAATTGTTTGATATGTTATTAGAATCCAAAATTCCTGTTG AGTTATGCTTGACGTCAAATGTGAAATGTAAAACAGTACCATCCTATATATctcatcaatttaaatatttatatgaagctGGACATCCTATAACAATTGGA GCAAGTAACAATATCATTGGAGGAAAATTTGTCGGACAAGGAAGCAATGGAAGACGGGAGGAGCTATGTCGAGAAGGGCGATCGAAGCCGCGACGTTATCCCCAGATCACTGTCGAGCCCAGGCGGCGAggtggaaagagagagaagaggaaagg ATTTCACGCTCGGATGAGTTCTCATGCCAGCTAA